The sequence ACTTATAACCTGTAAACATCGAAGAAAGCGAGCCGTTTTTCTCGCCTATATCGTGCGCTATAACCATATAAACATGGGCTATAACAAAGATAATGAAAAACCACATAAGTAGATGATGGGCTATGCGTATATTAGGATAACCCCCAAACAGCTGAACAACAGGAAATAGTAGCTTCTGAACAAAAGCAACACCTCTTATAGAGTTATCGTTCATCGTATATAGCACAATACCCGTTATGATTTGTAAAACTGAGGCCAAAATAAAGGCAAAATAAGCCAATGATTGAACCGGATTATATTTACTCTTTAATCCCTCAACGCCGTATGGCTTAAATGTCAAATAATTCTTTAAGGTACTAATCCACTCGCCTATATTGAGCCATCTAAACATAAATTCTTTCCAATCGGCATCAAAGCGAGAGAAGAACGCATAATACAACCTGAGAATAATGGCAAAGATAAAGATGTAGGCGGCCACAAAGTGAATAAACCTAACGTTGGCCATCGAAAATGTATCATAGGCCTCTTTTGTGCCAGGGGTATGAGTAAACCAGAAGGGATTTGCTATGTAAAAACCGGTAAAAACAAGTACACCTATTGATAAAAAGGTCAACCAGTGCAAAACCCTTATGCCGACCGTCCATTCATACTTTTTCTTAAGACACATGGCTTAAACCTCTACTTTAAACTTCTTAATCTTGCCACTATCAACATCTGTTATATGAACGGCGCAGGCAAGACAAGGATCAAATGAATGGATAGTTCTTAATACCTCCAAAGGCTCCTCTGTATCGGGAACGGGTAATCCTATCAAGGATTCCTCATAGGCCCCTCTTTGACCTTTCTCATCTCTAGGAGATGCATTCCACGTTGATGGAACAACAACCTGATAATGTGTAACCTTCTTACCTTTTATCCTAACAAAATGAGCCAAGGAACCCCTAGGAGCTTCATAGAGGGCCACAGATGTATTGGTTTCTTCTTCTGGGTACTCAAATCTTGTCCATGTCCTCTCATCACCCTGTTTAAGGTTCGCAACTAAATCATCCGCCCATTTATGTGCACCGTACCAAATATAAAATGTTTCAATAGCTCTTGCTGCAGTCCTACCTACAGTTGAAAACATCTGTCTTGGCTCGGCGTTATGCTTTGATAAATACGCATCAACAAGCTCCCTGATGTTGTTATGGTTTAAGGCATATCCAACAAGCATTCTTGAAAGAGGTCCAACCTCCATCATCTTTCCTTTATATCTCGGGGCCTTTATCCAGCTATATTTACCATCTTTTTTTAGAGTGCCATCATCGTTTAGACCTGTGTATTCTGGTATAGTATCCTCCTCTCCTGGATACACACCTTTATTAGGGCCTTTATACCACGAATGAACTACACTTTCGGTTATGTGCCTTTCATCAACCTTTTCAACCCTGCTTAAATCTCTATCATATATCACACCCTGTGGTAGGTATCTATATTCAGCTTTCCAATCGTTTGTTTCAGGGAAACCGCCATAACTTAAGAAATTATATGAGCCACAACCCCATCCTTCTGAGAATTCATCTTTATAGAAGTGTGTAATTAAATCTATATCTGGCAAATATGCATGCTGAATAAAGTTTCCAACCTCGGCAAGCTTAGAGGTATATTGACCCAATCTTCTTGCATCAAGCATATCCATAACACTTGTAATCCCGCCAACCACAAGACTTTGAGGGTGGGGATTTTTAGCACCATATATTGCCATCATCTGGGCCAATATTACCTGAACATAAAGGGCATCCAGATAGTGAGATATAACTATCAAATCGCCCTCTGGTGGTAGTTTGTAAAGCTTATTACCCAAATAGGCCCCAGAGAATGGCCCTAACTGGCCGCTTGCCACAAATTTCTTTAGTTTTTCTATAACCTCTTTGTAATGCTCAACGGATGCATTGTAAGGCTGTTTGGAAAACTGATGGGCAAGCTCGTTTGCTCTAACTGGATCGGCTTTCAAAGCTCCAGCAACATCAGCCCAATCCAAAGAATGAAGAGCATAGAAATGGACAATATGGTCATGCATAAACTGGCTTGCATTTATCATATTCCTGACAAGCCTTGCATTTGTGGGTGGTCTTATACCCAAAGCTACCTCGGCACTCATTGTGTTTGCTTCATAATGTGCCCATGTGCAGACACCACAAATCCTTTGAACTAAAAGACCTGCGTCTCTTATGTCCCTTCCCTGCAATATAGGCTCAATACCTCTCCAAAGTGTTCCACTACTCCAAGAATTCTCAATCTTCCCATCTTTTACATCTATCTCTATCCTTAAATGACCCTCAATTCTTGTTATAGGATCTATTACCACATGTTTTTTCTCAGCCATTATTCACTCTCCTTCTGAGATGTTTTTGAAGCTTTAGCCCTAATTATGCTGCCAGCAGCATGGATGCCAACTGCTGCTGCCGTTGCACCAGCTAAGAATGAACCTATCTCATCGCTTGCTGCCTCAACACCTTTGCTTGCTGGTATTCTAATGCCTGACTCATCATTAGGCTCTTCAAATGGAGCCATAGTATCCCAGAAATTGGGCTCAGAACAACCTATACAGCCATGCCCTGCTCCAATTGGCCAGTTCGTCCCTTGGTTAAATCTATACCTTGAGCAGTTGTTGTATGTAAGAGGGCCCTTGCAGCCCATTTTATATAAGCACCAACCTTTCTTTGCTCCCTCATCACCCCACTCCTCAACAAACTCACCAGCATCAAAATGAGCTCTTCTTTCGCAATAATCATGTATCCTTGAACCATAAGCCCAAAGAGGCCTATAAAGCAAATCAAGGGGTGGAATTTTATCAAACAGAAGTATGTGAAGAAGAGTTCCTACCATGTTTACACTATTTGGAGGACATCCGGGCACATTTACAATCTCTATTCCTAATGCATCATGAACGCCCTTTGCCCCGGTAGGGTTTGGATGGGCAGCCTGGACTCCACCAAAAGCAGCACATGTACCAAAAGCCAAGTTAACTTTGGCATCCTTTGTAACCCTTTTTGCTCTTTCAAGACCTGTCTCACCCTTAGAACCAACGCGTAAATATATACCGCCATCCTTGGTAGGTATGGCACCCTCTATTATGCAAATGTATTTACCTTTATATCTTTGAATAGCCTCATCCAAGTGTTTCTCAACCCTTTCACCTGATGCCATCATAAGCGTATCGTGATAAGTTAGTGAAACCTGTTCGAATATCAACGTTGCTATGTCGGGCTCGCGCGTCCTTAAGAAGCTCTCAGAACACCCTGTGCATTCTGCCATATGCAACCATATAATAGGCGTCCTTTCTTTGATTGCTGCAGCTTTTGCAATTCTTGATTCAAAAGCGGGTGGCAACATAAGAGTAGCAGTTAAAAAGGAGGCCCATTTTAGGAAATCTCTCCTTGAGAAACCATTTTCCTTGAGTTTTTGATTAAACTCCTCCTCTGTCTCCTTGCTATAGAGGTCGTTCAACTTCTCATCAACCTCTTTAAGTAATGACTCATAATAACCCTGCAGGTCTTTACTACTAGTCAAAACCCACCTCCTCCCACCTTATTTTAAATTATAATTAATTTCATAATAACATCCTATAGCATCGATGTCAATAATATATTCACTTGCATTACTCAATTACTCTTATATAAATCTATCATTCAAATTACTAAAATATTTTTAATTAACAACTATTTTTATAGAAAAGCTACTATCTCCTAATCCGTAATATTTTCTAATTCTCGAGGGGTCAATACCAAATCCAACCAACATATTAACAATAGATTTAATTCTATCTTTAGATAATTCATCATCCCTGCCGTATATGTTAATGGATTTATACTTTTCGCCTATGAGCTTTTTTATTTTCATTAACACCTTTATTCCTTCTGGCTTTAGCCTATCGCTATATTCTTCAAATAAAACACCCCTTCTTATCCCAAAACCATTATTGACAGACACAACAGGTGCAAACCTACTTATATCTAATACTCTCTCCTTGCCATTTTCTATTACATAGAGAACAAGGGCCACTTGATACCTGGGACCTTGAAAGTATTGAACCTCGATTTTGTGAAGCCCACTCTCCAAATAAACACTTCCATACTTCTTTCTGGGTGGATGGATACCGTCGTTATTTATAACAACCTTGTTATCTATAATAAGCTTTGAACCATCATCACTAAGTAGTGCAAATCTTAAAAGCTTAGGTTCTTTTAAGAATAACTCAGATGTATACCTTATGGCAAACCATTCATATCTGGATGTTATGCCAGGAAAGCCAGAATCAAAACTTCTTGGGGTTACATTCAAGGTTGGAGTATAAATTATTCCCCTTGGCCTTAGTTTACTAAAGTTAGGAAGTTTGGTTGTGTTTTTTCTCAAATAGTAAATCCTACCTACAAAAACAAATGGGTCCTTTTTTATTGTACCAAATGGATTAATTTGCTCAGGAAGTTTATCAACACAAGGCTTTACCATTCTAACCCTTAAGTCCTTCTCTCCATTATAAGAAACTTTTAAGATAGAGGTATAAGCCGGCTTTGGAAAATCGGTCTTGGGTATAGAAAACGAAAAAGAATGAATATCCCTGCCGTTGTTATAAAAATTTAGTTTAATAACATCCGTCGTGTGCCAATGATTATCCTTTATTAAAATCTGTGAATCTACATTACCAGCAACGTTTAGTTTTATTTTTCCTCTAAACAGATATTTATTACCTTGCTTGTAAACATCATAACTTAAGATTCTAATAAAATGGTTAACCGGCATTTGCCCTTCTTCAAAGAAATAGAAAGCTCCATCGTTATACCTTGCATCAGCCCTGGCTGCATCTTCAAACTTGAAGTAGTATTTTCTATCATTGTATTTCTCCGCTATAAAAAATCTCCTGTCTGTTGAATAGACAGGTCCATGCCAGCCGTAATAAGATGTTTTAACCAAAAAAACTATCCTATCGCCTTTCTTTAGTCCTTTTATAGGCATAGCTGCGCCAACATCTGGTTGTCCAGCATATTCAACTAAAAAATGCGGATTGCCATCATTAACAGAATAGTATATCCTGCTACATGCTGCTGCGCTAAACTTATCCATCTTAAAATACCAAGTTCTATTTGAGTCGGGTACAACAACCTCTCCACTAAATTCCCTAACCTCATTAGCTTGGGACTGAACTGCATTTTGTTGCCCATTTTCAGGTTCACCTTTTAGTGAATGCTTTATCTGGTTTACATTCTTCTCAATCTCATCAAATTGCTTAAATACATCGGATAAACCTCCACTAAAAGCTACAGTGGAACTATAAAAGATAAATAAAACAACTAAAACCCTAACTATTACTGCCATTTTTACCCTCCTCCTTTTTATATTTTTTCCTTAATATTGTAGTATATAATAAAATATTTACAAATAAAAAGAATATTTTTTATTGCGGCAAGGAATGAAAATTTTAACCACTTTGTTTTGATTCTTCTAAATATCTAACCCTTAGATCATACAAAACCTCATCAAATAACTCTTCTTCCTCTTTATTTAGATTACCTTTTGTCTTTTCTTTTAAAACTTCAAGCATATCTATAGTGTACTTTGCCTGTTTTAAATCCTTTGCCTTCTTTTTTGTAAAAGGATCCTCAACA comes from Hippea maritima DSM 10411 and encodes:
- the cybH gene encoding Ni/Fe-hydrogenase, b-type cytochrome subunit yields the protein MCLKKKYEWTVGIRVLHWLTFLSIGVLVFTGFYIANPFWFTHTPGTKEAYDTFSMANVRFIHFVAAYIFIFAIILRLYYAFFSRFDADWKEFMFRWLNIGEWISTLKNYLTFKPYGVEGLKSKYNPVQSLAYFAFILASVLQIITGIVLYTMNDNSIRGVAFVQKLLFPVVQLFGGYPNIRIAHHLLMWFFIIFVIAHVYMVIAHDIGEKNGSLSSMFTGYKCEDE
- a CDS encoding nickel-dependent hydrogenase large subunit, which produces MAEKKHVVIDPITRIEGHLRIEIDVKDGKIENSWSSGTLWRGIEPILQGRDIRDAGLLVQRICGVCTWAHYEANTMSAEVALGIRPPTNARLVRNMINASQFMHDHIVHFYALHSLDWADVAGALKADPVRANELAHQFSKQPYNASVEHYKEVIEKLKKFVASGQLGPFSGAYLGNKLYKLPPEGDLIVISHYLDALYVQVILAQMMAIYGAKNPHPQSLVVGGITSVMDMLDARRLGQYTSKLAEVGNFIQHAYLPDIDLITHFYKDEFSEGWGCGSYNFLSYGGFPETNDWKAEYRYLPQGVIYDRDLSRVEKVDERHITESVVHSWYKGPNKGVYPGEEDTIPEYTGLNDDGTLKKDGKYSWIKAPRYKGKMMEVGPLSRMLVGYALNHNNIRELVDAYLSKHNAEPRQMFSTVGRTAARAIETFYIWYGAHKWADDLVANLKQGDERTWTRFEYPEEETNTSVALYEAPRGSLAHFVRIKGKKVTHYQVVVPSTWNASPRDEKGQRGAYEESLIGLPVPDTEEPLEVLRTIHSFDPCLACAVHITDVDSGKIKKFKVEV
- a CDS encoding hydrogenase small subunit, which gives rise to MTSSKDLQGYYESLLKEVDEKLNDLYSKETEEEFNQKLKENGFSRRDFLKWASFLTATLMLPPAFESRIAKAAAIKERTPIIWLHMAECTGCSESFLRTREPDIATLIFEQVSLTYHDTLMMASGERVEKHLDEAIQRYKGKYICIIEGAIPTKDGGIYLRVGSKGETGLERAKRVTKDAKVNLAFGTCAAFGGVQAAHPNPTGAKGVHDALGIEIVNVPGCPPNSVNMVGTLLHILLFDKIPPLDLLYRPLWAYGSRIHDYCERRAHFDAGEFVEEWGDEGAKKGWCLYKMGCKGPLTYNNCSRYRFNQGTNWPIGAGHGCIGCSEPNFWDTMAPFEEPNDESGIRIPASKGVEAASDEIGSFLAGATAAAVGIHAAGSIIRAKASKTSQKESE
- a CDS encoding PA14 domain-containing protein: MAVIVRVLVVLFIFYSSTVAFSGGLSDVFKQFDEIEKNVNQIKHSLKGEPENGQQNAVQSQANEVREFSGEVVVPDSNRTWYFKMDKFSAAACSRIYYSVNDGNPHFLVEYAGQPDVGAAMPIKGLKKGDRIVFLVKTSYYGWHGPVYSTDRRFFIAEKYNDRKYYFKFEDAARADARYNDGAFYFFEEGQMPVNHFIRILSYDVYKQGNKYLFRGKIKLNVAGNVDSQILIKDNHWHTTDVIKLNFYNNGRDIHSFSFSIPKTDFPKPAYTSILKVSYNGEKDLRVRMVKPCVDKLPEQINPFGTIKKDPFVFVGRIYYLRKNTTKLPNFSKLRPRGIIYTPTLNVTPRSFDSGFPGITSRYEWFAIRYTSELFLKEPKLLRFALLSDDGSKLIIDNKVVINNDGIHPPRKKYGSVYLESGLHKIEVQYFQGPRYQVALVLYVIENGKERVLDISRFAPVVSVNNGFGIRRGVLFEEYSDRLKPEGIKVLMKIKKLIGEKYKSINIYGRDDELSKDRIKSIVNMLVGFGIDPSRIRKYYGLGDSSFSIKIVVN
- a CDS encoding DUF1844 domain-containing protein; amino-acid sequence: MSQEKATFIHLIVSMAEAAYVNLGVVEDPFTKKKAKDLKQAKYTIDMLEVLKEKTKGNLNKEEEELFDEVLYDLRVRYLEESKQSG